In one Mycobacterium heckeshornense genomic region, the following are encoded:
- a CDS encoding helix-turn-helix domain-containing protein, giving the protein MTLDETDVRAAYFCVAEVVRRRRLSGQPIPSWLRGHFDRLDRAVRAAAASTSGHESGCAEQELQQQWLTATQAAQALGMSARHVRRLAADLDGQLVGGRWLFPAAAVSEYAAERRRR; this is encoded by the coding sequence ATGACACTCGACGAGACCGACGTACGTGCCGCGTATTTCTGCGTGGCCGAGGTAGTCCGTCGCCGCCGTTTATCTGGCCAGCCGATCCCGAGCTGGTTGCGCGGGCACTTCGACCGTCTTGACCGCGCCGTTCGCGCCGCAGCCGCGTCCACTTCGGGACATGAATCCGGTTGCGCCGAGCAAGAATTGCAGCAGCAGTGGCTGACAGCCACACAGGCCGCGCAAGCGCTCGGCATGTCCGCTCGGCATGTGCGGCGTCTGGCCGCCGACCTCGACGGCCAGCTCGTCGGCGGCCGCTGGCTGTTCCCGGCGGCTGCGGTCAGTGAATACGCAGCGGAAAGGCGGCGGCGTTGA
- a CDS encoding phage/plasmid primase, P4 family — protein MTTTDTTRAERALFPPPTAPLDVARELYSRYRTGDNGLRVLLAWRGGWMRWRKTHWAELDIAELRSEIYDTLGDVDYNHPIREKGVIVDHEVRPWSPDKRKIANVVEALEAIGHLSADIDPPSWIDLHSAAETGVEQIISCENGLLDLSTRTIHNHTPAFFNLVSVPFAYDPNAPKPAAWFEFLDSLWPHDPDSIALLQEYIGYVLSGRTDMQKLLLLIGPTRSGKGTIARMLTQLVGRGHVAGPTLASLATNFGLAPLLGKPLAVISDARLGGKTQTETLVERLLSITGEDVLTVDRKFRECWTGKLPTRFVILSNELPRFRDSSGAIANRMLVLQTTESFLGREDRALDAKLSRELPGILNWALEGLDRLNRNGRFTVPASSEESALLVMDLASPVSAFVRERCVRDPHAEVSRDDLYRAWKTWAEDNGHRPGSKSTFGRDLRAAVPSAKTSRPRINGVQVHHYCGIGLCTTSNAKLPNSPDSRHEHTGHRGETESGDPDSADSSHRGRYRSRDSESALSQDALTQGNGVKPQLNGTELGAESRESGKSAFKAQHSQNSYAPTGRPGDVTSATPGFTDRVQQIAERLNGDTGKRTTTPTPKPTRLCPCGRPAPINPETGLCYWCERKAAAWRQAAAGGLGKPRRAQ, from the coding sequence ATGACTACCACCGACACCACACGCGCCGAGCGTGCGCTGTTCCCGCCGCCCACTGCGCCGCTGGATGTGGCCCGCGAACTTTACAGCCGATACCGAACCGGCGATAACGGCCTGCGGGTTCTGCTGGCGTGGCGCGGCGGATGGATGCGATGGCGTAAAACCCATTGGGCCGAGCTGGACATCGCGGAGCTTCGCAGCGAAATCTACGACACCCTCGGCGATGTCGACTACAACCACCCGATCCGGGAAAAGGGTGTGATCGTTGACCATGAGGTCCGGCCCTGGAGCCCCGACAAACGCAAGATCGCCAACGTCGTGGAGGCGCTGGAAGCCATCGGCCACCTGTCAGCCGACATCGACCCGCCATCGTGGATCGACCTACATAGCGCGGCGGAAACCGGCGTGGAGCAAATCATCTCATGCGAGAACGGTCTACTGGACCTATCAACGCGGACGATTCACAACCACACCCCCGCGTTTTTCAATCTCGTCTCGGTGCCGTTTGCCTACGATCCGAACGCGCCAAAACCTGCCGCGTGGTTTGAGTTCCTGGACTCACTGTGGCCGCATGACCCGGACTCGATTGCACTGCTGCAGGAATACATCGGCTACGTGCTGTCCGGGCGCACCGATATGCAGAAACTGCTGCTGCTGATCGGCCCGACGCGCTCCGGTAAAGGCACGATCGCGCGAATGCTCACCCAGTTGGTCGGCCGCGGTCATGTAGCCGGCCCCACCCTGGCAAGCCTGGCAACAAACTTCGGTTTAGCCCCGCTGCTGGGCAAACCGCTGGCGGTCATCTCCGACGCCCGGCTGGGCGGCAAGACCCAAACCGAAACCCTCGTTGAACGATTGCTGTCGATCACGGGTGAAGACGTTTTGACCGTTGACCGAAAATTCCGTGAATGCTGGACCGGAAAGCTGCCCACCCGGTTTGTGATCCTGTCCAACGAGCTGCCCCGGTTCCGTGACAGCTCGGGCGCCATCGCTAACCGAATGTTGGTCCTTCAAACAACGGAAAGTTTCCTCGGCCGCGAGGATCGCGCACTGGACGCGAAGCTGAGCCGCGAACTCCCGGGCATTCTCAACTGGGCGTTGGAGGGCTTGGACCGGCTCAACCGCAATGGCCGCTTCACCGTCCCGGCGTCCTCGGAGGAATCGGCGCTGCTGGTGATGGACCTGGCCAGTCCGGTGTCGGCGTTCGTTCGGGAGCGCTGCGTTCGTGATCCACACGCCGAAGTCTCCCGCGACGATCTCTACAGGGCCTGGAAAACCTGGGCCGAAGACAACGGGCACCGGCCCGGCTCGAAGTCCACCTTCGGGCGAGACCTTCGCGCCGCCGTGCCGTCAGCAAAGACCTCGCGACCGAGAATCAACGGCGTACAAGTCCACCACTACTGCGGGATCGGTTTATGTACGACCAGCAATGCCAAACTGCCTAACTCACCTGACTCACGGCACGAACATACAGGTCACAGGGGTGAAACTGAGTCAGGTGATCCTGACTCAGCGGATAGCTCACATCGGGGCCGTTATCGGAGCCGCGATTCCGAGTCGGCTTTGAGTCAAGATGCCCTGACTCAGGGAAACGGCGTAAAACCCCAGCTCAACGGCACTGAGCTAGGCGCTGAGTCACGTGAGTCAGGCAAAAGTGCATTTAAGGCACAACACAGCCAGAACTCGTACGCGCCCACCGGCCGGCCTGGTGATGTCACCAGCGCGACCCCCGGCTTCACCGATCGTGTCCAGCAAATCGCCGAGCGCCTTAACGGCGACACCGGAAAGAGGACTACAACGCCAACGCCCAAGCCGACACGCCTCTGCCCGTGCGGTCGGCCCGCACCCATCAACCCTGAGACCGGGCTCTGCTACTGGTGCGAACGCAAGGCCGCCGCGTGGCGGCAAGCCGCAGCGGGCGGTCTCGGGAAACCTCGGCGGGCGCAATGA
- a CDS encoding excisionase family DNA-binding protein: MPERTSDFSKSPSRLRRWASPREAADYLGVSTRTIRQMGADGRIRLYRNGKRLVRIDLDELDASMQPGGAR; the protein is encoded by the coding sequence ATGCCTGAACGCACAAGCGACTTCAGTAAATCTCCGTCACGTCTGCGGCGCTGGGCCAGCCCGCGCGAAGCCGCGGATTACCTCGGTGTTTCCACGCGGACCATTCGTCAAATGGGTGCCGACGGTCGAATCCGATTGTACCGCAACGGAAAACGACTGGTGCGCATCGACCTCGATGAGCTGGACGCCAGCATGCAGCCGGGCGGTGCCCGGTGA
- a CDS encoding tyrosine-type recombinase/integrase has protein sequence MTRGAGRRNRTSGTFGSVDKLATGYRARYYGPDGRRHKAPTLFLTKAEARAWLALKQAEIVRNAWTPPEAERPAEPKLTFAEYAETWLSQRDLKERTREHYRKLLDHHLLPAFGGMPLASITAEDVRGWHAAMAHRKTPTLRAHCYGLLRTILGTATSDGKIALNPCVVRGAGTAKRVHRIRPATLDELEIITNAMPDEYKLLVLLGAWCALRFGELAELRRMDIDLSDEVIRVRRAVVRVHGGQFQVTTPKSDASIRDVAIPPHLLPAIEEHLARHVGGMRDSLLFPAKSGRHLAPASLNRHFYKARDAANRPDLRFHDLRHSGAVLAAATGASLAELMARLGHSTPTAALKYQHAAQGRDREIAALLSKIAENR, from the coding sequence ATGACACGGGGAGCGGGTCGCAGGAACCGCACTTCCGGCACGTTTGGGTCGGTCGATAAGCTCGCCACCGGCTACCGCGCCCGCTACTACGGGCCGGACGGCCGCCGCCACAAAGCGCCCACCCTGTTTCTCACCAAGGCCGAGGCCCGCGCCTGGCTGGCGCTCAAGCAGGCCGAGATCGTGCGTAACGCATGGACACCACCGGAGGCCGAGCGACCGGCCGAGCCGAAGCTGACGTTCGCCGAGTACGCCGAAACCTGGCTGTCCCAGCGCGACCTGAAGGAGCGCACCCGCGAGCACTACCGCAAGCTGCTCGACCACCACCTGCTGCCCGCATTCGGTGGCATGCCGCTGGCATCCATCACGGCCGAGGACGTGCGCGGCTGGCACGCGGCGATGGCTCACCGCAAAACCCCTACCCTGCGCGCGCACTGCTACGGGCTGCTTCGGACGATTCTGGGCACCGCGACCAGCGACGGCAAGATCGCTCTCAATCCGTGTGTGGTCCGTGGCGCGGGCACCGCCAAACGGGTCCACCGCATCCGGCCCGCCACGCTGGACGAGCTGGAGATCATCACCAATGCGATGCCCGACGAGTACAAGCTGCTCGTGTTGCTCGGCGCGTGGTGCGCACTGAGGTTCGGGGAACTCGCCGAGCTGCGCCGGATGGACATCGACCTGTCCGATGAAGTGATCCGTGTGCGTCGCGCCGTGGTGCGTGTCCACGGCGGCCAATTCCAGGTCACCACACCGAAATCCGACGCCAGTATTCGCGATGTCGCGATACCGCCGCACCTGCTGCCGGCCATAGAGGAACATCTCGCCAGACACGTTGGCGGCATGCGTGATTCGCTGTTGTTCCCGGCCAAGAGTGGACGCCACCTAGCACCCGCCAGCTTGAACCGGCACTTCTACAAAGCGCGTGACGCTGCCAACCGCCCCGATCTTCGCTTTCACGATCTGCGGCATTCCGGCGCGGTGTTGGCGGCGGCCACCGGGGCCTCGCTCGCCGAGTTGATGGCCCGGCTGGGTCACTCAACGCCGACGGCCGCTTTGAAATACCAGCACGCCGCGCAAGGCCGGGACCGTGAAATCGCCGCGCTGCTAAGCAAAATCGCCGAGAACAGGTAG
- a CDS encoding DUF732 domain-containing protein, which produces MRDRDTIDAELRRLVALRRSMREHGGELSSRQLDELLDERLGHRVATSETTATCDETGRIMPRRSKRALRRAVPLMLLPLSLVTAATALVVMFAAHHQHPAAQPTQPPVAPPPGAQPHPIAPKPAVPQLDIVDKAFIDALSHEGVPVPSREYVISHGHAVCDFLARQPSLAEAVAFVQRTSVWDADQSTNVAAGAIVAYCPQYQPASPDQAQQAFQDALTDLQRIQGDLQGIRDDLQAIPGRR; this is translated from the coding sequence ATGCGCGATCGGGACACGATCGACGCCGAGTTGCGTCGGCTCGTCGCCCTGCGCCGTTCGATGCGCGAGCACGGCGGCGAGCTGTCGAGTCGCCAGCTCGACGAACTTCTTGACGAGCGCCTCGGCCACCGCGTGGCGACGTCTGAGACCACAGCGACGTGCGACGAAACCGGCCGCATTATGCCTCGGCGAAGCAAGCGCGCGCTGCGCCGCGCCGTCCCCCTGATGCTGTTGCCGCTATCCCTGGTGACCGCGGCCACCGCGCTCGTGGTGATGTTCGCGGCTCACCATCAACACCCGGCTGCGCAGCCCACACAGCCACCGGTAGCCCCGCCGCCGGGTGCACAACCTCACCCGATCGCGCCGAAACCAGCGGTCCCACAACTCGACATCGTCGACAAGGCGTTCATCGACGCGCTGAGCCACGAGGGCGTGCCAGTGCCCAGCCGCGAATACGTGATAAGCCATGGGCACGCGGTCTGCGACTTCCTGGCGCGCCAACCGAGCTTGGCAGAAGCCGTCGCCTTCGTGCAGCGAACCTCGGTATGGGACGCCGATCAAAGCACCAATGTCGCCGCCGGAGCTATCGTGGCGTACTGCCCTCAGTACCAACCCGCAAGCCCGGACCAGGCGCAGCAGGCATTCCAGGATGCCCTCACAGACCTGCAACGCATCCAAGGTGACCTGCAGGGCATCCGCGATGATCTGCAAGCCATCCCGGGCCGGCGGTAA
- a CDS encoding DUF732 domain-containing protein: protein MIGTITAMLLATSAHADPAGDDANFLRSLDRLGITYQSPDSVIASGRAVCQLLDEGKTQKDIVQQLRQANPGFTLNSAKNFTVVAATAYCPQYL, encoded by the coding sequence ATGATCGGCACGATCACTGCGATGCTGTTGGCCACCTCGGCGCACGCCGACCCGGCAGGCGATGACGCGAACTTCCTGCGGTCGCTCGACCGGTTGGGCATCACGTATCAAAGCCCAGATAGTGTGATCGCAAGCGGCAGAGCGGTATGCCAACTGTTGGATGAAGGCAAAACTCAAAAGGACATCGTCCAACAGCTAAGGCAAGCCAATCCGGGGTTCACATTGAACAGCGCGAAAAACTTCACGGTCGTCGCAGCCACCGCATATTGCCCGCAATACCTGTGA
- a CDS encoding DUF732 domain-containing protein, whose translation MKLLLALTSVAVVAGSAAYAHAEPSSGDASFLDALTKAGITYQNADGAVASGKAVCAMLDDGKNATDIVNQLRQVNPGFSARDAAKFSVLASVAYCPKYMQAGGESGGSG comes from the coding sequence ATGAAACTACTGCTGGCGCTGACAAGCGTCGCCGTTGTAGCCGGCTCTGCTGCGTATGCGCACGCCGAGCCGTCCAGCGGCGACGCGAGTTTCCTTGACGCCCTGACCAAAGCCGGCATCACCTATCAGAACGCGGATGGAGCAGTCGCCTCCGGCAAAGCGGTATGCGCAATGCTCGACGACGGCAAGAACGCCACGGACATCGTCAACCAGCTACGCCAGGTTAACCCGGGCTTCTCCGCGCGGGACGCGGCGAAATTTTCGGTGCTCGCGTCCGTGGCTTATTGCCCCAAATACATGCAGGCCGGCGGCGAAAGCGGCGGCAGCGGCTAG
- a CDS encoding alanine/glycine:cation symporter family protein: MDFLRSQFIDPVGKVLCGYVLVYLLIGTGIYLTVRTRCVQVRYIGRMIRQLRVSHLDGGGISSFQAFCVGLAARVGVGNIAGVAIALSVGGPGAILWMWVAAAVGMATALIEATLAQVFKVRSADGAFRGGPAFYIQRGLGSQAGSVLFAVLLVFTFGIAFNMVEANAISDVLKTSHHVGAGWTAVALVALTAPIVFGGVRSVARVAGVVLPAVALAYVVLALVIVLLHVRDLPGVFHEIIGGAFGIPQMAGGFGGGIAAAMLNGVKRGLFANEAGMGSAPNIAATATVSHPVEQGLIQSLAVFVDTMVICTATAFIVLVSGPAVYDPAHAGTIVGASLTQSAIAAGLGSWTTGLMSVVVFVFGFFSVLGDYVCAEANLLFLGGRRRAINLLKISALVSIAFGAIAKLALVWALADLGMAMIAIVNLLAISLLGKWALAVLNDFHRQSQRGARPIFVADEADLPGVLGGEVWRRPAHPADSEPTRRLPRRTSTTNGAAVRSTSAIRSPSDEVAAVGQ, encoded by the coding sequence ATGGACTTTCTTCGGTCGCAGTTCATCGATCCGGTCGGCAAAGTCCTCTGCGGGTACGTCCTCGTTTACTTGCTGATCGGGACCGGCATCTATCTGACGGTGCGCACCCGCTGCGTCCAGGTCCGTTACATCGGCCGGATGATTCGCCAGCTGCGGGTGTCGCACCTCGACGGCGGAGGGATCTCCTCGTTCCAGGCGTTCTGCGTCGGCCTCGCGGCGCGTGTCGGCGTCGGCAACATCGCCGGCGTTGCCATCGCGCTCAGCGTCGGGGGCCCCGGCGCGATCTTGTGGATGTGGGTGGCGGCGGCCGTCGGCATGGCGACGGCGTTGATCGAGGCCACGCTCGCTCAGGTCTTCAAAGTTCGGTCCGCCGACGGCGCCTTCCGCGGAGGCCCGGCGTTTTACATTCAGCGTGGGCTGGGCTCGCAGGCGGGCAGTGTCCTCTTTGCCGTGCTGCTCGTGTTCACATTCGGCATCGCGTTCAACATGGTGGAAGCCAACGCCATCAGCGATGTTCTGAAGACCTCGCATCACGTCGGCGCAGGTTGGACCGCGGTGGCTCTCGTCGCGCTTACCGCGCCGATAGTGTTCGGCGGCGTCCGCAGTGTCGCCCGGGTCGCCGGAGTCGTCCTACCCGCCGTGGCATTGGCGTACGTGGTACTGGCGCTGGTGATCGTGCTCCTCCATGTCCGAGATCTGCCCGGCGTATTCCATGAAATCATCGGCGGTGCGTTCGGAATTCCGCAGATGGCAGGCGGTTTCGGCGGCGGTATCGCCGCCGCGATGCTCAACGGGGTCAAGCGCGGCCTGTTCGCGAACGAGGCGGGGATGGGCAGCGCGCCCAACATCGCGGCCACCGCGACCGTGTCGCATCCGGTCGAGCAGGGTCTGATCCAGTCGTTGGCGGTGTTCGTCGACACCATGGTGATCTGCACGGCGACGGCGTTCATCGTCTTGGTTTCCGGCCCGGCGGTCTACGATCCGGCTCACGCCGGCACGATCGTCGGTGCGAGCCTGACGCAGTCCGCAATCGCTGCCGGGTTGGGTTCCTGGACCACCGGATTGATGAGCGTCGTGGTGTTCGTCTTCGGGTTCTTCTCGGTGCTGGGCGATTACGTGTGTGCGGAGGCCAACCTGCTGTTTCTCGGTGGCAGACGACGGGCGATCAATCTGCTGAAAATTTCGGCGCTGGTCTCGATCGCGTTCGGTGCGATCGCCAAGCTGGCGCTGGTGTGGGCGCTCGCCGATCTGGGGATGGCGATGATCGCGATCGTCAACCTCCTCGCGATCAGCTTGCTGGGCAAGTGGGCGTTGGCGGTGCTGAACGATTTTCACCGGCAATCACAGCGGGGCGCCCGGCCGATTTTCGTGGCCGACGAGGCAGACCTGCCCGGCGTTCTCGGCGGCGAGGTCTGGCGACGTCCGGCGCACCCGGCCGACAGTGAGCCGACGAGACGTCTGCCACGGCGCACATCGACGACAAACGGCGCTGCGGTGCGGTCGACGAGCGCGATCCGCTCACCGAGCGACGAGGTCGCCGCTGTGGGACAATAA
- a CDS encoding Clp protease N-terminal domain-containing protein, which produces MPKPTAVAHPIRLDDLINAIKQVHTDVLDQLSDAVLAAEHLGEVADHLIGHFVDQARRCGASWTDIGKSMGVSKQAAQKRFVPRSGTAALDPDQGFGRFTPRARYAVAAAQKAAHEARNREITPVHLLLGLLGDPEALATKLLKEQGAAPQAIRAAITLPPACEDPPRLIPFSGPARKALELTFREALRLGHTYIGTEHLLLALLELEDGDGPLHRAGVDKDRAEADLTSVLESIVAGKDD; this is translated from the coding sequence ATGCCCAAGCCGACCGCGGTTGCCCACCCCATCCGCCTGGATGACCTGATCAATGCCATCAAGCAGGTCCATACCGACGTACTCGATCAGCTCAGCGACGCCGTTCTGGCCGCCGAGCATCTCGGTGAAGTCGCCGATCACCTGATCGGGCACTTCGTCGACCAGGCACGTCGCTGCGGCGCGTCCTGGACCGACATCGGTAAGAGCATGGGCGTCAGCAAACAAGCCGCACAGAAACGGTTCGTGCCCAGATCGGGCACGGCCGCCCTCGACCCAGACCAGGGCTTCGGACGGTTCACCCCGCGGGCCCGCTACGCTGTCGCCGCGGCCCAAAAAGCCGCGCACGAGGCCCGCAACCGAGAGATCACACCCGTCCACTTGCTGCTTGGCCTACTCGGTGATCCCGAGGCGCTGGCCACCAAACTGCTCAAGGAACAGGGGGCGGCCCCCCAAGCCATCCGCGCAGCGATAACGCTGCCGCCGGCCTGTGAGGACCCGCCACGGCTGATCCCCTTCAGCGGTCCGGCGCGCAAAGCGCTCGAACTGACCTTCCGCGAAGCACTTCGGCTCGGACACACCTACATCGGCACCGAACACCTGCTGCTGGCGCTGCTCGAACTGGAAGACGGCGACGGGCCACTGCACCGCGCCGGCGTCGACAAGGACCGGGCCGAAGCGGACCTGACGTCGGTGCTGGAGTCGATCGTCGCCGGCAAAGACGACTGA
- a CDS encoding RNA polymerase sigma factor, which produces MKPFEDVVAEHGATVLRVCRAVAGSEDAEDAWSETFLSALRAYPRLPPGTNVEAWLVTIAHRRALDASRARSRRPVPTDNLAHGPAASSDPAARDQGLWTAVARLPDKQRLAVAYHHIAGLPFAEVAELLGNSPDAARRAAADGIKTLRKTYQKDQTA; this is translated from the coding sequence ATGAAACCGTTCGAGGATGTGGTGGCCGAACACGGCGCGACCGTGCTGCGGGTATGCCGCGCGGTGGCCGGTTCCGAGGACGCCGAAGACGCATGGTCGGAAACGTTTCTCTCGGCGTTGCGCGCCTATCCGCGACTACCGCCCGGCACCAATGTCGAGGCCTGGCTTGTCACGATCGCGCACCGCCGCGCCCTCGACGCCAGCCGTGCCCGGTCCCGGCGCCCTGTTCCAACCGACAACCTCGCCCACGGGCCGGCCGCATCCAGCGACCCCGCCGCCCGCGACCAGGGCCTGTGGACGGCAGTGGCGCGACTTCCCGACAAACAACGCCTGGCCGTGGCCTACCACCACATCGCCGGGCTGCCGTTCGCGGAAGTCGCCGAGCTGCTGGGTAACTCCCCCGACGCCGCCCGCCGCGCCGCCGCCGACGGCATCAAAACACTTCGGAAGACGTACCAGAAAGACCAAACCGCATGA
- a CDS encoding methylated-DNA--[protein]-cysteine S-methyltransferase translates to MNTNLFNASDETAALARLHDRLARGAEQRGLLDVAYRIVDTPVGVLLLAATDVGLVRVAFDVQDHDAVLDALARAVSPRILLAPARLDAAARQLDDYFSKRRRTFELPLDLRLATGFRRMVLDHLRRIGYGQRQTYAAVARAVGNPRAVRAVGTACACNPLPIVIGCHRVVRSDGSTGQYAGGAQAKSALLSLEAA, encoded by the coding sequence ATGAACACCAACCTCTTTAACGCATCCGATGAGACGGCCGCGTTGGCGCGGCTGCACGACCGTCTGGCGCGCGGCGCCGAGCAGCGTGGGCTGCTCGACGTGGCTTACCGCATCGTCGACACCCCGGTGGGCGTGTTGCTTCTGGCGGCAACCGACGTCGGTCTGGTGCGGGTCGCCTTCGACGTCCAGGACCACGACGCGGTGTTGGATGCGCTGGCACGCGCGGTCAGTCCACGGATCTTGCTGGCACCGGCGCGCCTCGACGCCGCCGCCCGTCAGCTCGACGACTATTTTTCCAAGCGCCGCAGGACCTTTGAGCTTCCGCTCGATTTACGTTTGGCCACCGGGTTCCGCCGCATGGTGCTCGACCACCTGCGCCGCATCGGATACGGGCAGCGGCAAACCTACGCCGCCGTGGCCCGCGCCGTCGGCAACCCACGCGCCGTTCGTGCCGTCGGCACCGCATGCGCGTGCAACCCCCTGCCCATCGTTATCGGGTGCCACCGCGTGGTGCGCTCGGACGGATCGACCGGCCAGTACGCCGGGGGAGCACAGGCCAAGTCCGCGCTGCTCAGCCTGGAGGCCGCCTGA
- a CDS encoding GNAT family N-acetyltransferase: protein MEPLAVRIATADSVDVDELAKLAAHTFPMACPPSVTADNIASFIDAHLSEARFGEYLADPERLILVAAQGNRIIGYAMLVHGVGDDVHVHRAVGPHSAVELSKMYVLSQYHGTGVSTALMDTALDSASGADCVWLGVNQQNQRAQRFYRKHGFTFNGTRTFRLGTRIENDYVMVRRLPRPTPAAGPCKRSP from the coding sequence GTGGAACCTCTAGCTGTACGGATCGCCACGGCTGATTCGGTCGACGTCGACGAGCTGGCCAAGCTGGCCGCACACACTTTTCCGATGGCCTGCCCGCCGTCGGTGACGGCCGACAATATCGCCTCGTTCATCGATGCGCATTTGTCCGAGGCGCGCTTCGGCGAATACCTCGCCGATCCTGAGCGGTTGATTCTCGTTGCAGCGCAAGGAAATAGGATCATCGGATATGCGATGCTGGTTCACGGGGTTGGCGACGACGTCCACGTGCACCGGGCCGTCGGCCCGCATTCGGCCGTCGAGCTTTCCAAAATGTATGTGCTGTCGCAGTATCACGGTACCGGGGTATCGACGGCATTGATGGACACCGCGCTGGACAGCGCATCCGGCGCCGACTGTGTGTGGCTGGGCGTTAATCAGCAAAACCAACGCGCACAACGCTTTTACCGCAAACACGGCTTTACCTTCAACGGCACCAGGACATTCCGGCTGGGAACACGGATCGAGAACGACTACGTAATGGTTCGCAGGCTGCCCAGGCCGACGCCAGCGGCGGGGCCGTGCAAGCGGTCGCCGTAG
- a CDS encoding pyrimidine reductase family protein: protein MPDPTAGEAPGLRLTLLGSLRELDDGDLAELYSYPAEHRGVWVRANFIASIDGSATVKGTTGGLGGPGDRALFTILRALADIIVVGAGTVRIESYSGARLTVAQRQYRQARGLSEVPQLAIVTRSGQLDRDMPVFTRTEVPPLVLTCTAAADETRQRLAGLADVIDCSSDDPSQVDEARALAQLADRGLCRVLTEGGPTLLSSFVERDLLDELCLTIAPCVVGGQARRITAGPGQVLTRMRCLHVLADASDYLYTRYVKA, encoded by the coding sequence ATGCCCGACCCGACCGCCGGCGAAGCCCCCGGCCTCCGTCTGACACTGCTGGGTTCGCTCCGCGAGCTCGACGACGGGGACCTGGCCGAGCTCTACAGCTACCCCGCCGAACACCGCGGGGTCTGGGTACGGGCAAACTTCATCGCGAGCATTGACGGCAGTGCCACGGTCAAGGGCACCACCGGCGGGCTGGGTGGGCCCGGCGACCGGGCGCTGTTCACCATCCTGCGGGCGCTGGCCGACATCATCGTGGTCGGCGCGGGCACCGTGCGGATAGAGAGCTACAGCGGTGCCCGGCTGACCGTGGCGCAGCGGCAATACCGTCAGGCCCGCGGTCTCAGCGAGGTCCCGCAGCTGGCGATCGTCACCCGCTCCGGTCAGCTCGACCGCGACATGCCGGTGTTCACCCGGACCGAGGTGCCGCCGCTGGTGCTCACCTGCACCGCGGCCGCCGACGAGACGCGGCAGCGGCTGGCCGGGCTCGCCGACGTCATCGACTGCTCGAGCGATGATCCCAGCCAGGTCGACGAGGCCCGCGCGCTGGCGCAGCTGGCGGATCGAGGCCTGTGCCGGGTCCTGACCGAGGGCGGCCCGACGCTGCTGAGTTCGTTCGTCGAACGTGACCTGCTCGACGAGCTGTGCCTGACGATCGCGCCCTGTGTCGTGGGCGGTCAGGCCCGCCGCATCACGGCGGGCCCCGGCCAGGTGCTGACCCGGATGCGCTGCCTGCATGTGCTGGCCGATGCGTCGGACTACCTCTACACCCGTTACGTGAAAGCCTGA